TCGTGCGAAGGCGACCCTGGCCGCCGACTACGCCGCCCAGCTGGCGCGCAACGTCGGCAAGGTCGTCTTCTTCGCCAAGCACATCGAGGTCATGGACACCGCGCAGAAGCTCTTCGAGGAGCGCGGCATCCGCTACTCCACGATCCGTGGTGACCAGACCGGCAAGGCCCGGGAGAAGGCCATCGAAGACTTCACCAACGACCCGGAGGTCGAGGTGATCGTCTGCTCGCTCACCGCCGCCGGCGTAGGTGTCAACCTTCAGGCCGCCTCCAACCTGATCCTGGCCGAGCTCTCCTGGACCGACGCCGAGCAGACCCAGGCGATCGACCGTGTCCACCGCATCGGGCAGACCGAGCCGGTCACCGCCTGGCGGATCATCGCGAGCCAGACCATCGACACCCGCATCGCCGAGCTGATCGACTCCAAGGCCGGCCTCGCGGCCCGCGCCCTGGACGGCTCCGACGAAGAGGTCACCGACTCCGCCGACGTACAGCTCGAGGCCCTGGTCTCGCTGCTCACCGACGCGCTCCAGAAGCGTGAGGCCGGCCGCCGAGGTCGCCGCGCCGCCTGACCCACAGGTCGAGAAGTCACTCCTGCAGGTCGAGTGGGCACCTTGATGCCCACTCGACCTGCAGACGTGACGCTTCGACCTTGCAGACGTGGGGGTCGGGTCGGGGTGAATCCTGAGGCCGGATGTGCAGGGGCGACGTAGGCTCGGTGCATGACATTCTTGATCATCTTGCTGGTCATCGCGGCGGCCGTCGGTGGATACGTCTTCCGGGTGCCGCTCGTGGCGAAGCTGACCGGGCAGCCCCGTAGCCGCATCGAGCGGCAGATCGGGCCGAAGGCCAAGCGTCTCCACTGAGAGATTCTCCCGTCGGCGACGCGGGGGAATCGTTGGCGCGGCACGTGCGTTGAGACGTACGTGCCCGCCGGTCCGGCGCGCACGCGACTCCAGATCGGAAGTGAGACCGCAATGCCCACCGTCGAGCTCGGCGCAGAGAACTTCGAGAGCACCGTCACCGACAACGAGATCGTCCTCGTCGACTTCTGGGCGTCCTGGTGCGGCCCGTGCCGCCAGTTCAGCCCGATCTACGATGCCGCCTCCGAGGAGCACCCCGAGATCGTCTTCGGCAAGGTCGACACCGAAGCCGAGCAGGCGCTCGCCGGTGCCGCCAGCATCACCTCGATCCCGACGTTGATGGCCTTCAAGAAGGGCAACCTCGTCTTCTCCCAGCCCGGTGCGCTCCCCGCACCCGCGCTGAAGCAGGTCATCGACGCCGTCGTCGAGCTCGACGTCGACAAGGCGCTGGCCGAGCAGGACGCGCAGCAGTCCGGCGAGTAAGACTCGTTGGTGCGCCGGGGCCGGCATCAGGTTGGATAGCGTTGTGACCGAACCAGAGAGTCCAGAGAGTGCCGCCCACGCCGAGCTCCTGCGCCTGCGAGGCAGCATCGACAACCTCGACGCCGCTCTCGTCCACCTCCTCGCCGAGCGCTTCAAGTGCACCGAGCAGGTGGGCCGGCTCAAGGCGCACGCAGGCTTCCCACCTGCCGATCCCAATCGCGAGTCGGTCCAGATCGAGCGGCTCCGGCGGCTCTCCGACGACGCCGGCCTCGATCCCGAGTTCGCCGAGAAGATCCTCAACGTGATCATCGCCGAGGTGATCCGCAACCACCGGCAGTTCGTGGAGGACTGAACCCCGACCGTTCAGCCCAGCACGCGGGTGAGCCAGCCGTTCCAGAAGCCGCGGTCGGGGTCGAAGCGGGCGACGAGATCCTTGAAGTCGTCCCAGCGCGGATATCTCGACCCCAGGTCGGTGCTGGTGAAGACCTTGCCCCAGTGCGGCCGGGTGCCCGACGGCAGCCGCCGCTCCAGGTCGGTGAGTATCGCCCGTACGCCGGTGAGGTCGGGCTTCCAGGTGAAGTGCAGCCCGACGGTGTCGGTGCCGTAGGCGGGGGAGAGCCACAGGTCGTCGGCAGCGATCGCGCGGATCTCGCAGACGAGCAGCAGCGGCGCGACGCGGTCGCCCATCGACCGGACCGCGCTCACCGCCTCCTGGGCCTGCTCGATCGGCACCAGATACTCGCTCTGCAGCTCGGAGCCGACGCTCGGCTCGAAGTCGGGCCTGAAGTGGGGCAGCCGCTCGTGCCAGGGCCCGGCGACGCCGAGCTGGTCGGTGCAGGGCGCCGGGTCGAGGCCGGGAATGACGTGGTGGGCGCGGGTCGCCGGCTCCGTGCCGGGGATCTCTGCCGGCGTCGTACGTGACTTCTGCCAGACCTTGGCGACCGACCCGTCAGGCTCGTCGGTCCACCGGGTGAAGATCGAGACCGAGTAGGCCGCGCTGAGAATCTCCACGAGGTGTTCGTGCAGGTCAGGATAGGAAAGACCTTCGTGCACCGTCTGGGTGACCTGAAACGTCGGCTCGGTCCGCAGCTCGAGATGCGTCACGATCCCGAGCGCGCCGAGGCCGACCACCGCGCCGGCGAAGTCGGCCGCGCCGGCCTCCA
The sequence above is drawn from the Nocardioides albertanoniae genome and encodes:
- the trxA gene encoding thioredoxin, producing the protein MPTVELGAENFESTVTDNEIVLVDFWASWCGPCRQFSPIYDAASEEHPEIVFGKVDTEAEQALAGAASITSIPTLMAFKKGNLVFSQPGALPAPALKQVIDAVVELDVDKALAEQDAQQSGE
- a CDS encoding chorismate mutase, with the translated sequence MTEPESPESAAHAELLRLRGSIDNLDAALVHLLAERFKCTEQVGRLKAHAGFPPADPNRESVQIERLRRLSDDAGLDPEFAEKILNVIIAEVIRNHRQFVED
- a CDS encoding D-arabinono-1,4-lactone oxidase, coding for MPHETAAHQPSGSTWARSYAYTARELVRPRSVEDVRDLVLREPRLRALGSRHSFTDLADTPGVLVSLDEMGEEPTLAGDIVRVPGGMRYGAIASWLHERGRALANLASLPHISIAGAVATGTHGSGLRNGSLATSVTALELVDGHGSLVRLEAGAADFAGAVVGLGALGIVTHLELRTEPTFQVTQTVHEGLSYPDLHEHLVEILSAAYSVSIFTRWTDEPDGSVAKVWQKSRTTPAEIPGTEPATRAHHVIPGLDPAPCTDQLGVAGPWHERLPHFRPDFEPSVGSELQSEYLVPIEQAQEAVSAVRSMGDRVAPLLLVCEIRAIAADDLWLSPAYGTDTVGLHFTWKPDLTGVRAILTDLERRLPSGTRPHWGKVFTSTDLGSRYPRWDDFKDLVARFDPDRGFWNGWLTRVLG